The region CGGTCCGGGCATCGTGCTCTCGTTCGTCGTGGCCGGGCTGGGCTGCTTGTTCGCCGGCCTCTGCTACGCCGAGTTCGCGGCGCTCATTCCGATCGCGGGCAGCGCCTATACCTACGCCTACGCCACGCTCGGCGAGTTCATCGCCTGGATCATCGGCTGGGACCTGATCCTCGAGTACCTGTTCGGTGCCGCGACCGTGGCCGTGGGCTGGTCGGGGTACTTCACGGCGTTCATGAACGAACTCGGGTTCCACCTGCCGCTCGCGTGGACGCAGGCGCCGCTGGACGTGGTCGGCACGCACGACCTCGTGCGCAGCGTGCTCTGCATCAATCCGGCCACCAACCAGGCCGTGGCGCTGGCCGCGGACGCCTGCGTGGCCGCCGGGAACGTGGTGTCGCACGGCATGCTGAACCTGCCGGCGATGATCCTCATCGGCCTGATGACCACGCTGCTGGTGGTCGGCATCAAGGAATCGGCCAACTTCAACAACCTGATCGTGATCACGAAGGTGTCGATCGTGATCCTGGTGATCGGCTTCGGCTTCATGTACGTGAAGACGGCCAACTGGCATCCGTTCATCCCGCCCAACAACGGCCACTTCGGAGAGTTCGGGCTCAGCGGCATCGTGCGCGGGGCGGCGGTGGTGTTCTTCGCGTACATCGGATTCGACGCCGTGAGCACCGCCGCGCAGGAGGCCAAGAATCCGCAGCGGGACATGCCGATCGGCATTCTGGCCTCGCTCCTGGTGTGCACGGTGCTCTACATCCTGATGGCGCTGGTGATGACGGGCCTGGCCAACTACACCACGCTCAACGTGCCGCACCCGGTGTTCGTGGCCATCGAGGCCGCCGGTCAGCCGCTCCGGTGGCTCGCCTACTTCGTGAACATTGGCGCCATCCTCGGCCTCGCCTCGGTGGTGCTGGTGATGCTGATGGGCCAGCCGCGCATCTTCTTCTCGATGTCGCGCGACGGCCTGCTCCCCGCGGTGTTCGGCAAGGTGCACCCCAAGTTCCAGACGCCGTATGTCACGACGATCCTCACGGGGTCGGTGGCCGGCGTGGTGGCCGGGCTGTTCCCGATCGGCCTGCTCGGCGAGCTGGTGTCCATCGGCACGCTCATGGCGTTCGTGATCGTATGCGGTGGCGTGATCATGCTCCGGTACAAGCGTCCCGAGCTCGAGCGGCCGTTCCGCACGCCGTTCGTGCCGCTGGTGCCGATCCTCGGCATCTTCACCTGCGTGTTCATGATGGTCTTCCTGCCCATCGACACCTGGATCCGGTTGGCCGTGTGGATGGCGATCGGCCTCGTGGTGTATTTCACCTACGGC is a window of Gemmatimonadaceae bacterium DNA encoding:
- a CDS encoding amino acid permease, coding for MGLTSTKSLAVLQTEASAEGANNLKRVLGAWNLTFLGIGAIIGAGIFVLTGTAAAQYAGPGIVLSFVVAGLGCLFAGLCYAEFAALIPIAGSAYTYAYATLGEFIAWIIGWDLILEYLFGAATVAVGWSGYFTAFMNELGFHLPLAWTQAPLDVVGTHDLVRSVLCINPATNQAVALAADACVAAGNVVSHGMLNLPAMILIGLMTTLLVVGIKESANFNNLIVITKVSIVILVIGFGFMYVKTANWHPFIPPNNGHFGEFGLSGIVRGAAVVFFAYIGFDAVSTAAQEAKNPQRDMPIGILASLLVCTVLYILMALVMTGLANYTTLNVPHPVFVAIEAAGQPLRWLAYFVNIGAILGLASVVLVMLMGQPRIFFSMSRDGLLPAVFGKVHPKFQTPYVTTILTGSVAGVVAGLFPIGLLGELVSIGTLMAFVIVCGGVIMLRYKRPELERPFRTPFVPLVPILGIFTCVFMMVFLPIDTWIRLAVWMAIGLVVYFTYGKSHSHIGRAAEAAGD